The Colletotrichum higginsianum IMI 349063 chromosome 2, whole genome shotgun sequence genome has a segment encoding these proteins:
- a CDS encoding Arrestin domain-containing protein: MPTTMTDSERSRRTENWIPTSTRGGVYYCPRYLLDPPTPQQNRLPTPPIRARQVRPRSIHITSWPSGFVPHELRPQPERPAKRRKPSKAVSPTTTSLGKSSLKFSIKQFFSLSQKQVPSRSASCSSTLSRPTLSRPPSRATSLLNRLSTYREVDLVVPEEDTMALRSAAMAEALRPPLMSSTYNTPGQRSSLMSVRSAKSNVTSMVTEIPKPVAHGSGVSCSILMAEPNIFLTGFDHDGHRQHSQGGTALLRGKLQLKVTKNVKIKGVSLKLVGKARTEWPEGIPPLKVDLYEEESLRTQVLTFFNAVNDGWESEYGNQCVYMLKNSSSNSSSTNLPVSSSPRNSMSPSMLSVPHNRQQQGGLTAKELKRLSLQSNQSRSFGKGDNPSGNQAKGYKVFYPGVYEYTFELPIDHHQLETTKLQYGSVKWELQATVERAGAFKPNLHGSKEVAIVRVPDQLSLEMTEPISISRQWEDQLHYDIIISGKSFPIGTKIPIAFKLTPLAKVQVHKLKVFVTESVEYWTNDRRVTRKDPGRKILLLEKTAGKPLDAAYASSDVRVLNGGELTPRQRREARESAAMRRAADASRHGVMPQPLPEPVDNILGDLDLGLESYWGSTEIEMNVQLPTCETMAKSKELRLHPDCSWKNVNVYHWIKIVMRISRLDPEDPTGTKRRHFEISIDSPFTVLNCRATQANTSLPEYSGPDVGLNQSRQTSCGCPDAVTISGPAEGSPNNLSTGALTVLDGSDNLPAPPQAAHLPSPQPTTSGPGRASPPNSQTSMDPHADTHPRPIHLLRVPSYNPPAFDAETPPPPHAGHELPLQTPPPQYDVIVGTPSVDGMADYFARLADYGYDEAEEDSDSDEGPARISERGGRVNVAHPRTPGGRRAPSRSLDIRRPPLELRLESLPALRRNDVPSQIN, encoded by the exons ATGCCGACCACCATGACAGACTCGGAGCGATCTCGGCGTACGGAAAATTGGATTCCTACATCCACCCGAGGCGGCGTCTACTACTGCCCCAGATATCTCCTCGACCCTCCCACACCACAACAAAACCGCCTACCGACGCCGCCCATCCGCGCCCGCCAGGTCAGACCACGATCAATACACATCACCTCGTGGCCATCGGGCTTCGTACCCCACGAACTCAGGCCGCAGCCCGAACGCCCCGCCAAGAGGAGGAAACCGTCCAAGGCCGTCTCGCCGACAACGACATCGCTGGGGAAGTCGTCGCTGAAGTTCAGCATCAAGCAgttcttctccctctctcagAAGCAGGTTCCCAGCAGATCCGCGTCGTGCTCGTCCACCCTTTCGAGACCGACCCTCTCGAGACCACCCAGCAGAGCCACGAGCCTCCTCAACAGACTCTCCACCTACCGCGAGGTGGACTTGGTGGTACCCGAGGAAGACACCATGGCCCTGCGatcggccgccatggccgaggcccTGCGCCCGCCCCTGATGAGCTCTACATACAACACACCCGGCCAGCGTAGCAGCTTGATGTCGGTACGGAGCGCCAAGAGCAACGTGACGTCCATGGTCACCGAGATCCCCAAGCCCGTGGCGCACGGCAGCGGCGTCAGCTGCTCGATCCTCATGGCCGAGCCCAACATCTTCCTGACGGGCTTCGACCACGACGGGCACCGACAGCACTCGCAAGGCGGCACGGCGCTGCTGCGCGGCAAGCTGCAGTTGAAGGTCACCAAGAACGTCAAGATCAAGGGCGTCAGCCTGAAGCTGGTCGGCAAGGCGCGCACGGAATGGCCCGAGGGGATCCCCCCGCTCAAGGTCGACCTGTACGAGGAGGAATCGTTGCGGACGCAGGTCCTGACCTTCTtcaacgccgtcaacgacgGATGGGAATCCGAGTACGGCAACCAGTGCGTCTACATGCTGAAGAACAGCTCCTCCAACTCGTCATCGACGAACCTGCCCGTGTCCAGCTCGCCCCGCAACTCcatgtcgccgtcgatgctgTCGGTACCGCACAACAGGCAACAACAGGGCGGCCTCACGGCCAAGGAGCTGAAGCGTCTGTCTCTGCAGTCGAACCAATCGCGTAGCTTCGGCAAGGGCGACAACCCCAGCGGCAACCAGGCCAAGGGCTACAAGGTGTTTTACCCTGGCGTGTACGAGTACACCTTTGAGCTGCCCATCGACCACCACCAGCTGGAGACGACCAAGCTGCAGTATGGATCCGTCAAGTGGGAGCTGCAGGCGACGGTCGAGCGCGCCGGCGCTTTCAAGCCCAACCTGCATGGGTCCAAGGAGGTGGCCATCGTGCGCGTCCCGGACCAGCTTTCGCTGGAGATGACGGAGCCCATCTCCATCAGCCGACAGTGGGAGGACCAGCTACACTacgacatcatcatctcggGGAAATCGTTCCCCATCGGCACCAAAATCCCCATCGCCTTCAAGCTGACGCCGCTTGCCAAGGTCCAGGTCCACAAGCTCAAGGTCTTCGTCACGGAGTCGGTCGAATACTGGACCAACGACCGCAGAGTGACGCGCAAGGACCCGGGCCGGAAGATACTCCTTctcgagaagacggccggGAAGCCCTTGGACGCAGCCTACGCCTCATCGGACGTCCGCGTGCTCAACGGTGGCGAGCTGACGCCGCGTCAGCGCCGGGAAGCCCGCGAGTCCGCGGCCatgcgccgcgccgccgacgcctcccGCCATGGCGTGATGCCGCAGCCTCTTCCCGAACCGGTCGACAATATTCTGGGCGACTTGGACCTCGGTCTGGAGAGCTACTGGGGCTCGACCGAGATCGAGATGAACGTCCAGCTGCCCACTTGCGAGACCATGGCCAAGAGCAAGGAGTTGCGCTTGCATCCCGATTGCAGTTGGAAGAACGTCAACGTGTACCACTGGATCAAG ATTGTCATGAGAATCTCCCGTCTTGATCCTGAGGATCCTACCGGTACCAAGCGCCGTCACTTCGAGATCAGCATCGACTCGCCGTTTACGGTCCTCAACTGCCGCGCCACGCAAGCCAACACGTCGTTGCCCGAGTACTCGGGTCCCGACGTGGGCTTAAACCAGAGCCGCCAGACGTCGTGCGGATGCCCGGATGCGGTGACCATCTCTGGGCCCGCCGAAGGGTCGCCAAACAACTTGTCGACCGGCGCCCTCACAGTCCTGGACGGATCCGACAACCTTCCCGCTCCGCCTCAAGCGGCACATCTCCCGTCTCCGCAGCCGACCACGAGCGGCCCCGGCCGTGCCTCGCCGCCGAATTCCCAAACCTCCATGGACCCGCACGCCGACACTCACCCGCGCCCGATCCATCTCCTACGCGTGCCGTCATACAACCCTCCGGCCTTCGATgccgagacgccgccgccgccgcacgccggGCACGAGCTCCCCTTgcagacgccgccgccgcagtaCGACGTAATCGTGGGCACCCCCAGCGTGGACGGCATGGCCGACTACTTTGCGCGGCTCGCCGACTATGGCtatgacgaggccgaggaggactcGGATTCGGACGAGGGTCCGGCGCGTATCTCGGAGCGTGGTGGCCGCGTCAACGTTGCGCATCCCCGCACTCCGGGTGGTAGACGCGCGCCCAGCCGGAGCCTGGACATCCGCCGGCCACCTCTGGAGCTGCGGCTGGAGTCGTTGCCAGCGCTCAGGAGGAACGATGTGCCATCACAGATCAACTGA